One region of Emys orbicularis isolate rEmyOrb1 chromosome 4, rEmyOrb1.hap1, whole genome shotgun sequence genomic DNA includes:
- the RAG2 gene encoding V(D)J recombination-activating protein 2 isoform X2 — translation MSTEDTDSTMTQSPDIMSLQMISAINNSSLIQPGFSLLNFDGQVFFFGQKGWPKRSCPTGVFLLDLKKNELKLKPAFFSKDSCYLPPLRYPAVCPLRGRTESEKCQYVIHGGKTPNNELSDKIYVMGIACKPGKKITFKCTEKELVGDVPEARYGHTINVVHSRGKSMSVIFGGRSYIPLGQRTTEKWNSVVDCMPHVFLVDFEFGCCTSYILPELQDGLSFHVSIARNDTIYILGGHSLENNIRPPNLYRLKIDLPLGSPAVSCTILPGGISVSSPLVTQTGDKEFVMVGGYQCDNQKRMFCNTISLEDNNIEIVERETPDWTPDIKHCKIWFGSDMGNGAILLGIPGDNRQLISDANYFYILRCGGTREDDEEAAQTCSQTSTEDPGDSTPFEDSEEFCFSAEANRFDDDDIDTYNEDDEEDESETGYWITCSANCDIDINTWVPFYSTELNKPAMIYCSNGDGHWVHAQCMDLTEGMLIRLSEANVKYFCNEHVDLARGLQTPKKVLPVKKQPMKLLRRKTSMKLATPVKKSFLRRLFE, via the exons atgtccactgaag ATACTGATAGTACCATGACGCAATCACCAGACATAATGTCCCTGCAGATGATATCAGCTATTAATAATTCATCCTTGATTCAGCCAGGCTTTTCTCTGCTGAATTTTGATGGGCAGGTGTTTTTTTTTGGACAGAAAGGCTGGCCAAAGAGATCTTGCCCCACTGGAGTTTTTCtccttgacttaaaaaaaaatgaactcaAATTGAAGCCTGCATTTTTCTCTAAGGATTCCTGCTATCTTCCCCCTCTCCGTTACCCTGCTGTCTGCCCTCTCAGGGGCAGAACAGAGTCTGAGAAATGCCAATATGTCATCCATGGTGGGAAAACACCAAACAATGAACTATCTGATAAGATTTATGTTATGGGTATAGCATGcaagcctggcaagaaaatcacCTTTAAATGCACAGAGAAAGAGTTAGTTGGGGATGTTCCTGAAGCCAGATATGGCCATACCATTAATGTAGTTCATAGCCGAGGTAAAAGCATGAGTGTTATATTTGGGGGAAGGTCATATATCCCTCTTGGACAAAGAACCACAGAAAAATGGAATAGTGTAGTAGACTGTATGCCCCATGTGTTTTTGGTTGATTTTGAGTTTGGATGCTGTACCTCATACATCCTTCCAGAGCTTCAGGATGGACTTTCTTTCCATGTCTCCATTGCCAGAAATGATACCATCTACATCCTAGGGGGTCATTCTCTTGAAAATAACATCAGACCCCCCAACCTATACAGGCTAAAAATTGACCTGCCACTAGGCAGCCCAGCTGTGAGCTGCACCATCTTGCCTGGGGGGATCTCTGTCTCCAGTCCTCTTGTGACTCAGACTGGCGATAAAGAGTTTGTCATGGTTGGGGGCTACCAGTGTGACAACCAGAAGAGGATGTTTTGTAATACAATCTCTTTAGAAGATAACAACATAGAGATTGTGGAAAGGGAGACCCCAGACTGGACACCAGATATTAAACACTGCAAGATATGGTTTGGTAGTGATATGGGTAATGGGGCCATATTGCTTGGTATACCAGGGGACAACAGGCAACTAATTTCAGATGCAAACTACTTTTACATTTTGAGATGTGGAGGAACAAGAGAAGATGACGAGGAGGCGGCACAAACTTGCAGTCAGACATCTACAGAAGACCCAGGGGACTCCACTCCATTTGAAGATTCAGAGGAGTTCTGTTTTAGTGCCGAAGCCAATCGTTTTGACGATGATGATATTGACACCTATAACGAAGATGATGAAGAAGATGAATCAGAAACAGGCTACTGGATCACCTGCTCTGCCAACTGTGACATTGACATCAACACTTGGGTCCCTTTCTATTCTACTGAACTGAACAAGCCAGCTATGATCTACTGTTCCAATGGAGATGGCCATTGGGTCCATGCTCAGTgtatggacctgactgagggcaTGCTCATACGTCTTTCAGAGGCAAATGTCAAGTACTTCTGCAATGAGCATGTTGATCTTGCTAGAGGGCTGCAAACACCGAAGAAGGTTCTGCCTGTGAAAAAACAACCCATGAAACTACTGCGCAGAAAAACATCCATGAAGTTAGCAACTCCAGTGAAAAAATCTTTTCTTCGGAGGTTATTTGAGTAG
- the RAG2 gene encoding V(D)J recombination-activating protein 2 isoform X1, with product MGLICSKGDLDTDSTMTQSPDIMSLQMISAINNSSLIQPGFSLLNFDGQVFFFGQKGWPKRSCPTGVFLLDLKKNELKLKPAFFSKDSCYLPPLRYPAVCPLRGRTESEKCQYVIHGGKTPNNELSDKIYVMGIACKPGKKITFKCTEKELVGDVPEARYGHTINVVHSRGKSMSVIFGGRSYIPLGQRTTEKWNSVVDCMPHVFLVDFEFGCCTSYILPELQDGLSFHVSIARNDTIYILGGHSLENNIRPPNLYRLKIDLPLGSPAVSCTILPGGISVSSPLVTQTGDKEFVMVGGYQCDNQKRMFCNTISLEDNNIEIVERETPDWTPDIKHCKIWFGSDMGNGAILLGIPGDNRQLISDANYFYILRCGGTREDDEEAAQTCSQTSTEDPGDSTPFEDSEEFCFSAEANRFDDDDIDTYNEDDEEDESETGYWITCSANCDIDINTWVPFYSTELNKPAMIYCSNGDGHWVHAQCMDLTEGMLIRLSEANVKYFCNEHVDLARGLQTPKKVLPVKKQPMKLLRRKTSMKLATPVKKSFLRRLFE from the exons atgggcttaatctgcagcaagggagattt aGATACTGATAGTACCATGACGCAATCACCAGACATAATGTCCCTGCAGATGATATCAGCTATTAATAATTCATCCTTGATTCAGCCAGGCTTTTCTCTGCTGAATTTTGATGGGCAGGTGTTTTTTTTTGGACAGAAAGGCTGGCCAAAGAGATCTTGCCCCACTGGAGTTTTTCtccttgacttaaaaaaaaatgaactcaAATTGAAGCCTGCATTTTTCTCTAAGGATTCCTGCTATCTTCCCCCTCTCCGTTACCCTGCTGTCTGCCCTCTCAGGGGCAGAACAGAGTCTGAGAAATGCCAATATGTCATCCATGGTGGGAAAACACCAAACAATGAACTATCTGATAAGATTTATGTTATGGGTATAGCATGcaagcctggcaagaaaatcacCTTTAAATGCACAGAGAAAGAGTTAGTTGGGGATGTTCCTGAAGCCAGATATGGCCATACCATTAATGTAGTTCATAGCCGAGGTAAAAGCATGAGTGTTATATTTGGGGGAAGGTCATATATCCCTCTTGGACAAAGAACCACAGAAAAATGGAATAGTGTAGTAGACTGTATGCCCCATGTGTTTTTGGTTGATTTTGAGTTTGGATGCTGTACCTCATACATCCTTCCAGAGCTTCAGGATGGACTTTCTTTCCATGTCTCCATTGCCAGAAATGATACCATCTACATCCTAGGGGGTCATTCTCTTGAAAATAACATCAGACCCCCCAACCTATACAGGCTAAAAATTGACCTGCCACTAGGCAGCCCAGCTGTGAGCTGCACCATCTTGCCTGGGGGGATCTCTGTCTCCAGTCCTCTTGTGACTCAGACTGGCGATAAAGAGTTTGTCATGGTTGGGGGCTACCAGTGTGACAACCAGAAGAGGATGTTTTGTAATACAATCTCTTTAGAAGATAACAACATAGAGATTGTGGAAAGGGAGACCCCAGACTGGACACCAGATATTAAACACTGCAAGATATGGTTTGGTAGTGATATGGGTAATGGGGCCATATTGCTTGGTATACCAGGGGACAACAGGCAACTAATTTCAGATGCAAACTACTTTTACATTTTGAGATGTGGAGGAACAAGAGAAGATGACGAGGAGGCGGCACAAACTTGCAGTCAGACATCTACAGAAGACCCAGGGGACTCCACTCCATTTGAAGATTCAGAGGAGTTCTGTTTTAGTGCCGAAGCCAATCGTTTTGACGATGATGATATTGACACCTATAACGAAGATGATGAAGAAGATGAATCAGAAACAGGCTACTGGATCACCTGCTCTGCCAACTGTGACATTGACATCAACACTTGGGTCCCTTTCTATTCTACTGAACTGAACAAGCCAGCTATGATCTACTGTTCCAATGGAGATGGCCATTGGGTCCATGCTCAGTgtatggacctgactgagggcaTGCTCATACGTCTTTCAGAGGCAAATGTCAAGTACTTCTGCAATGAGCATGTTGATCTTGCTAGAGGGCTGCAAACACCGAAGAAGGTTCTGCCTGTGAAAAAACAACCCATGAAACTACTGCGCAGAAAAACATCCATGAAGTTAGCAACTCCAGTGAAAAAATCTTTTCTTCGGAGGTTATTTGAGTAG